The genomic interval GCGACATCCTGCAGGCATCTTCTGGAAAGATGGAACTGAACCTGGAATCGTCTGCAGCCGCTCCCTGTTGACTTGATCGAGTCGGAGGGTTGATTTCATTAAGCCTTGCGTATACGGATGCTTTGGTGCTCGAAAGAGAGTGAAAACGTCAGCTGATTCGACGACTTGCCCCGCATACATGACGACCACCTTATCAGCCATTTCAGCTACAACTCCTAAATCATGCGTAACTAGCAAGATAGCAGCACCGCTTTCTGCTTGCAGCTGCTTCATTAATGCAAGGATTTGTGCTTGAATCGTAACATCGAGTGCCGTCGTTGGCTCATCGGCAATGAGCAACTCAGGCTGGCATGCCAGCGCCATTGCTATCATTACCCGTTGTCTCATGCCTCCTGAAAGTGCGTGAGGGTATTCCTTTATAATCGATTCAGCTCTAGGAATACCTACTTTCCTTAACAAATCTACGGCTAGGAGCTTCACTTCCTTGCGAGACAGGTTCAAGTGCTGACGAATCGTTTCTTCAATCTGTTCTCCGATCGAGAAGACTGGATTTAGAGAGGTCATCGGCTCCTGAAAAATCATCGCGATTTCGCTGCCTCGAAGCTTACGAAGCTGAGCTTGCGAGCAGTTGATTAAGGATGAGCTGTTGAACTTGATGTCTCCGTGACGAACTGAACCATTAGCACCGAGCAATCCCATGATGGAAAGGGATGTTACACTCTTTCCGCAACCGGATTCGCCAACAATAGCGATGGTTTCCCCATGTTCAAGTGTGAAGCTCACATCATCTACAGCGATCACTTCTCCTTGATCCATCCGAAATGCCACCTGTAATCGATCAACTTCTAATAGCTGTCCTATTGCATTCACCAACTTTTTATCATTTGGTATACATACTTTACAAGTAATCCATATAATTCCTATGTGTTTTATGAACTTTGATTATCCCTAGCATACAGAATTTTGAAAAGTTTGAATAATAGAATAATTCTATATATAAATAGAAAATTGTTCCAATCCATACATAAATAGCTACGGAAGCTCGTTATGACTAGCTATTTAGCGGGGTTATTAGGATGATCTGGAACATAAAAAAGTGCCGCAATAAATCGTCGCGGCACTTTTTATAAGTTAAATGATGAAATTGATTTTAATTGCAATTTAGTTTTTAGCGGTATGTTTCTTAATTGCGGGCATAATTTCAGTAGCGATAAATTCTATATTTTTTGCAATTCTTTCAAACGGAACACCGCCAAAATCAATTTGAGTGCCCGTATGCGGGTTAGGCAAATGATCCCCAATGGAATACAATCCGAGTTCTAATCCTTTTTTTTTATCGATTCGATATTTTTCCATGCGTACTCTCCCCTTTTGCGTATTAATTCAGCGGTATTAATTTTGCTTCAATATCCGCCCGTCTGGCTTCTAAAAATGGCGGTAAATCCAGTGCTTTGCCCAGCTCTGCGACGGATGAATCTTTCGTAAACCCAGGCCCATCCGTCGCTATTTCAAACAAAATGCCATTTGATTCTCGGAAATATAAGCTTTGAAAATAATAACGATCCACAATGCCGGAGGAGTGGAAGCCGCGTTTTTTAACGACCTCATCCCAATAACGCAGTTCTTCTTCATTTTTAACACGGATCGCTAAATGATGAATGCTTCCTCTTCCAGGCTTCTCGATTGCTCCATCTGCTTGTTTGACCAAAATTTCTCCATAGGAACGGCCGGCAACGGATTGATAAACGGCTTCATTATCCGTACGTGACACTTCGCTATAACCTAACATGCTCGTCAATGTAGCGGCTAAACGATCTAAAGATCGAACAGTAATTTCGACAGTTCCCATGCCAAGAATGCGATGATTTTGCAAGGCGATTGATTCCTCCCATGCTGCCCATTTCTCAGGGACTTCCTCACCGTTATTGTTTAGTAGAACCATTCGCAAACCTTCTGTATCTTCAAAATGGAGCGCATCTCGTCCTGCATATTTTGTGATTTCGCCGTGTTCTACCTTTAATAATTCAAAACGTTTTTTCCAATAGGCTAAACTTTCTAAAGAAGGCACGAGTAAGCCAATTTGAGTAATCGCATTAGTACCGCGCACAGTTCTTCCTGCATTTGTCATTTCAAAGAAGGATAGCTCCGTTCCCGCACTGCCCGTTAAATCACCGTAAAATAAATGATACATGGATGGATCGTCTTGATTGACCGTCTTCTTCACTCTGCGTAGTCCTAGTACTTCTTGATAAAAATGATTATTAATTTTTGCGTTTTTTGTAATCATCGAAATATGATGATGTCCAGGGATGGTATACATAATTGTTCCTCCTCTTTTTAACTTGACTAGTCAATTGATATTGCAAAAAAATTACTCTGACGGCAATTTCTTTTTCTGGCTATGTTTATGGATGCGAGTCATCAATGCGTATAGTGTTTTTTGTTCGTCCTCATTTAATACATCTTCAAAAAATGAAGTTTGAAAAGCAAGCTGGCTCGGCATTGCGTTATCCAATATGGCTTCGGCTTTTTCTGTTAAACTAATCGTTTTGGTTTTCCAG from Paenibacillus sp. FSL K6-3182 carries:
- a CDS encoding ABC transporter ATP-binding protein, producing the protein MGQLLEVDRLQVAFRMDQGEVIAVDDVSFTLEHGETIAIVGESGCGKSVTSLSIMGLLGANGSVRHGDIKFNSSSLINCSQAQLRKLRGSEIAMIFQEPMTSLNPVFSIGEQIEETIRQHLNLSRKEVKLLAVDLLRKVGIPRAESIIKEYPHALSGGMRQRVMIAMALACQPELLIADEPTTALDVTIQAQILALMKQLQAESGAAILLVTHDLGVVAEMADKVVVMYAGQVVESADVFTLFRAPKHPYTQGLMKSTLRLDQVNRERLQTIPGSVPSFQKMPAGCRFHPRCPHTIARCQQEQPDLTTNGQGHHVRCWLMDLPNVSNEEHTQAVRL
- a CDS encoding ring-cleaving dioxygenase; the encoded protein is MYTIPGHHHISMITKNAKINNHFYQEVLGLRRVKKTVNQDDPSMYHLFYGDLTGSAGTELSFFEMTNAGRTVRGTNAITQIGLLVPSLESLAYWKKRFELLKVEHGEITKYAGRDALHFEDTEGLRMVLLNNNGEEVPEKWAAWEESIALQNHRILGMGTVEITVRSLDRLAATLTSMLGYSEVSRTDNEAVYQSVAGRSYGEILVKQADGAIEKPGRGSIHHLAIRVKNEEELRYWDEVVKKRGFHSSGIVDRYYFQSLYFRESNGILFEIATDGPGFTKDSSVAELGKALDLPPFLEARRADIEAKLIPLN